One genomic segment of Poecile atricapillus isolate bPoeAtr1 chromosome 18, bPoeAtr1.hap1, whole genome shotgun sequence includes these proteins:
- the PYROXD1 gene encoding pyridine nucleotide-disulfide oxidoreductase domain-containing protein 1 isoform X2, with protein sequence MTASPVIKAVTNFKQVSKTLEEFDVEEQPSFLLEKQYPNIRVIQSGVKQLKSDEHKIYTEDGKEYIYEKLCLCAGAKPKLIVDGNPYVLGIRDTDSAQAFQKNLAQAERIVVVGNGGIALELVYEIQGCEVIWAIKDKAIGNTFFDAGAAEFLLPKLTAESQEAPIECKRTKYTVEGSEEKGRLTGACDKLGSALGPDWHEGLHLKGTKEFSHKVHIEILCEVKKIHLQQEFIQLQRTSLTFPKGEKNVEADEVLWPVYVELTNGNIYGCNFIVSATGVVPNVEPFLNGNNFAVGEDGGLKVDKHMQTSLPDVYAAGDICTAAWEPSPVWHQMRLWTQARQMGWYAAKCMAADALGESIDLDFSFELFAHITKFFNYKVVVLGKYNAQGLGSDHELILRCTKGREYVKVVMQNGRMMGAVLIGETDLEETFENLILNQMDLSAYGEDLLNPDIDIEDYFD encoded by the exons atgacagcTTCTCCAGTTATAAAGGCTGTAACTAATTTCAAGCAG GTCTCCAAAACACTTGAGGAATTTGATGTTGAAGAGCAACCAAGTTTTCTATTAGAAAAACAATATCCCAATATTAGAGTTATACAGTCTGGAGTAAAACAGTTGAAAAGTGATGAACAT AAAATTTACACTGAAGATGGGAAAGAATACATATATGAAAAGCTTTGCCTGTGTGCTGGAGCCAAACCAAAATTAATTGTTGATGGGAACCCCTATGTATTGGGAATCCGGGATACTGACAGTGCACAG GCTTTTCAGAAGAATTTGGCTCAAGCTGAGAGAATAGTGGTGGTAGGAAATGGTGGGATTGCCCTTGAATTAGT GTATGAAATTCAAGGCTGTGAAGTAATCTGGGCTATCAAAGACAAAGCCATTGGGAACACCTTCTTTgatgcaggagcagctgaattTCTCCTTCCAAAGCTCACTGCCGAAAGCCAAGAGGCTCCAATTGAGTGTAAAAGAACCAAGTACACAGTGGAAG gaagtgaggaaaaaggaagaCTTACAGGAGCATGTGACAAGCTGGGCAGTGCCTTAGGCCCCGACTGGCACGAGGGCTTACACCTTAAAGGGACTAAGGAG ttttctcATAAAGTACATATTGAAATACTGTGTGAAGTAAAGAAAATACACTTACAGCAAGAATTTATCCAGCTGCAACGAACTTCCTTGACTTTTCctaaaggagagaaaaatgtagAGGCAGATGAGG TGCTGTGGCCTGTATACGTGGAATTAACTAATGGAAACATTTATGGATGCAATTTCATTGTCAGTGCAACTGGAGTTGTGCCAAATGTTGAACCATTTCTTAATGGCAATAAT TTTGCTGTGGGTGAAGATGGAGGACTGAAGGTAGACAAGCACATGCAGACATCGCTGCCAGATGTGTACGCAGCTGGAGATATCTGCACGGCAGCATGGGAGCCGAGCCCCGTGTGGCACCAG atgaGACTGTGGACCCAGGCTCGGCAGATGGGATGGTATGCAGCAAAGTGCATGGCAGCAGATGCTTTAGGGGAATCTATTGATCTGGATTTCAGTTTTGAATTATTTGCTCACATTACAAAATTTTTCAATTACAAG GTGGTGGTTTTGGGGAAGTACAATGCTCAGGGCCTGGGCTCTGACCATGAGCTGATACTAAGATGTACCAAGGGACGCGAGTATGTGAAAGTGGTGATGCAGAACGGCCGAATGATGGGAGCTGTGCTGATCGGTGAAACGGACCTGGAAGAAACCtttgaaaacttaattttaaatcaaatgGATCTTTCAGCCTATGGTGAAGATCTCCTAAATCCAGATATTGATATAGAAGATTATTTTGATTGA
- the PYROXD1 gene encoding pyridine nucleotide-disulfide oxidoreductase domain-containing protein 1 isoform X1: protein MARARFAVVGGGIAGVTCAQKLAAEFPSEDIFLMTASPVIKAVTNFKQVSKTLEEFDVEEQPSFLLEKQYPNIRVIQSGVKQLKSDEHKIYTEDGKEYIYEKLCLCAGAKPKLIVDGNPYVLGIRDTDSAQAFQKNLAQAERIVVVGNGGIALELVYEIQGCEVIWAIKDKAIGNTFFDAGAAEFLLPKLTAESQEAPIECKRTKYTVEGSEEKGRLTGACDKLGSALGPDWHEGLHLKGTKEFSHKVHIEILCEVKKIHLQQEFIQLQRTSLTFPKGEKNVEADEVLWPVYVELTNGNIYGCNFIVSATGVVPNVEPFLNGNNFAVGEDGGLKVDKHMQTSLPDVYAAGDICTAAWEPSPVWHQMRLWTQARQMGWYAAKCMAADALGESIDLDFSFELFAHITKFFNYKVVVLGKYNAQGLGSDHELILRCTKGREYVKVVMQNGRMMGAVLIGETDLEETFENLILNQMDLSAYGEDLLNPDIDIEDYFD from the exons ATGGCGCGGGCCCGGTTCGCGGTGGTGGGCGGCGGCATCGCGGGGGTCACCTGCGCCCAGAAG CTGGCTGCAGAATTCCCATCAgaagacatttttttaatgacagcTTCTCCAGTTATAAAGGCTGTAACTAATTTCAAGCAG GTCTCCAAAACACTTGAGGAATTTGATGTTGAAGAGCAACCAAGTTTTCTATTAGAAAAACAATATCCCAATATTAGAGTTATACAGTCTGGAGTAAAACAGTTGAAAAGTGATGAACAT AAAATTTACACTGAAGATGGGAAAGAATACATATATGAAAAGCTTTGCCTGTGTGCTGGAGCCAAACCAAAATTAATTGTTGATGGGAACCCCTATGTATTGGGAATCCGGGATACTGACAGTGCACAG GCTTTTCAGAAGAATTTGGCTCAAGCTGAGAGAATAGTGGTGGTAGGAAATGGTGGGATTGCCCTTGAATTAGT GTATGAAATTCAAGGCTGTGAAGTAATCTGGGCTATCAAAGACAAAGCCATTGGGAACACCTTCTTTgatgcaggagcagctgaattTCTCCTTCCAAAGCTCACTGCCGAAAGCCAAGAGGCTCCAATTGAGTGTAAAAGAACCAAGTACACAGTGGAAG gaagtgaggaaaaaggaagaCTTACAGGAGCATGTGACAAGCTGGGCAGTGCCTTAGGCCCCGACTGGCACGAGGGCTTACACCTTAAAGGGACTAAGGAG ttttctcATAAAGTACATATTGAAATACTGTGTGAAGTAAAGAAAATACACTTACAGCAAGAATTTATCCAGCTGCAACGAACTTCCTTGACTTTTCctaaaggagagaaaaatgtagAGGCAGATGAGG TGCTGTGGCCTGTATACGTGGAATTAACTAATGGAAACATTTATGGATGCAATTTCATTGTCAGTGCAACTGGAGTTGTGCCAAATGTTGAACCATTTCTTAATGGCAATAAT TTTGCTGTGGGTGAAGATGGAGGACTGAAGGTAGACAAGCACATGCAGACATCGCTGCCAGATGTGTACGCAGCTGGAGATATCTGCACGGCAGCATGGGAGCCGAGCCCCGTGTGGCACCAG atgaGACTGTGGACCCAGGCTCGGCAGATGGGATGGTATGCAGCAAAGTGCATGGCAGCAGATGCTTTAGGGGAATCTATTGATCTGGATTTCAGTTTTGAATTATTTGCTCACATTACAAAATTTTTCAATTACAAG GTGGTGGTTTTGGGGAAGTACAATGCTCAGGGCCTGGGCTCTGACCATGAGCTGATACTAAGATGTACCAAGGGACGCGAGTATGTGAAAGTGGTGATGCAGAACGGCCGAATGATGGGAGCTGTGCTGATCGGTGAAACGGACCTGGAAGAAACCtttgaaaacttaattttaaatcaaatgGATCTTTCAGCCTATGGTGAAGATCTCCTAAATCCAGATATTGATATAGAAGATTATTTTGATTGA